From a region of the Cyclopterus lumpus isolate fCycLum1 chromosome 5, fCycLum1.pri, whole genome shotgun sequence genome:
- the olfml3b gene encoding olfactomedin-like protein 3A: MRGLVVLVTLACVATAQHQALIDYLEQRLLAIEDRISLWHEQTARYASELRALKQQMVSQLETLDKEKETLRMNLDGVGTRVDRVERELDYLETQNGAQPCVDVDDKLIEQQVTLVKEKQKAKYSKLSDCSDMISSIKAMKILKRVGGPKGMWTKDTGRGSGKVYIFNGTDEDTIHEFASVQDFSRSLGITLSKALKLPSAWSGTGHVVFNNYAYYITQAEEIMIVKFDMKNSSVTDSAVFPVQDHVPVYGLTPETAMDLAVDEEGLWAIYSTRQNERYISLAKMDATSLDIEQMWDTNCPRENAEAAFVICGTLYVVYNTKQSGRSRVQCVFDANGMVTNEDAPLIYFPKRYGAHSSLKYNPQEQLLYAWDDGYQILYKLIMKKKLEI; encoded by the exons ATGAGAGGACTTGTTGTCTTGGTAACTTTGGCCTGTGTTGCCACCGCCCAGCACCAAGCACTGATTGACTACTTGGAGCAAAGGCTGCTCGCTATTGAG GACCGGATCTCTCTGTGGCATGAACAGACCGCCCGCTACGCCTCCGAGCTGCGGGCTTTGAAGCAACAGATGGTTTCCCAGCTGGAGACACTcgataaagagaaagagacattgAGAATGAATCTGGACGGTGTGGGGACGAGGGTGGATCGGGTTGAGCGTGAGCTGGACTACCTGGAGACTCAGAACGGAGCTCAGCCGTGTGTGGACGTGGACGACAAGCTGATAGAGCAGCAGGTGACGCTGgtgaaggagaagcagaaggcCAAGTATTCAAAACTATCAG ACTGCAGCGACATGATCTCCAGCATAAAAGCCATGAAGATCCTAAAGCGAGTCGGAGGGCCAAAGGGCATGTGGACCAAAGACACCGGCAGAGGCTCTGGGAAGGTCTACATTTTTAACGGGACAGATGAAGACACCATCCATGAGTTTGCCTCTGTGCAAGACTTCTCCCGCTCACTGGGCATTACTCTGTCCAAGGCCCTAAAGCTGCCGTCCGCCTGGAGTGGAACAGGACATGTTGTCTTCAACAATTACGCATATTATATAACTCAGGCTGAAGAGATAATGATAGTTAAATTTGACATGAAGAACAGCTCTGTGACGGACAGCGCAGTGTTCCCAGTGCAGGACCACGTCCCAGTGTACGGCCTGACCCCAGAGACAGCGATGGACCTGGCTGTGGACGAGGAAGGCCTGTGGGCCATTTATTCCACGCGGCAGAACGAGAGGTACATCTCTCTGGCAAAAATGGACGCCACCTCGCTGGACATTGAGCAAATGTGGGACACAAACTGTCCGAGAGAGAATGCGGAGGCGGCTTTTGTCATCTGTGGCACTTTGTATGTAGTGTACAACACCAAGCAGTCCGGTCGCTCAcgtgtccagtgtgtgtttgacgCCAACGGGATGGTGACCAATGAAGACGCACCACTGATTTACTTTCCAAAGCGTTACGGAGCGCACTCCAGTCTGAAGTACAACCCGCAGGAGCAGCTTCTCTATGCCTGGGATGATGGCTACCAGATCCTCTACAAGCTTATCATGAAAAAGAAACTAGagatttaa